CCTTGATGTTCCCCTGAGTCATCTTCTTCAGGTTCAACACTCCCATCTTCTTCATCTGCGGCTTCTtcacctcctcgtcctcctcgtcgtcgtcgtcgtcctCGGGGGGCGGGGGCTGGCCTCGTTTGGGGGACGGCTTGACCATAGCCTTCATGGCTACGGCTTTAGAGGCTCCCTTCAGAGCGACCTTCCCCTTCCCTTTCTGTGGCGGTGGAGCTTTCTGCTCTTCCTCACTCtgttcatcctcctcttcctcctcgcttggcacctcctcctcctcctcctctgacttCTTTCCTTTACCTTTCTTCCCATCATCCTTTGCTTTATCTTTAGCCggctcctctttcttccctcctttcttgtcctccttccctcctcctttcttgtcctccttccctcctcctttcttGGCTGCTGCTCCTTTCTTAGGTGGCATGTTGTCTCAGGCCAGGGATCCTGCTAGAGGGAGATGGAGCCGGTCAGAGGGTTGCTGTCCACCCGGCCGTCAAACACAGCAGCATCTCctcctgtcggtctgtctctgtctgaatgAAGCTACGCCTCAGACCCACTCTTCTCTGTGAAGACTGTAACGTGAACTGAAAAAACAGCCCAACCAAACCAATGCCATCCAAAACACGATCTAGTAACGGAGTCTGAATCACAGCGGTCAGCGGTTGGTCACATTACTTCTCAGAGTCAGACAGCTCTGTAGTCTAGCAGACTGATCCAGACTGGGGCTCCTTACAGCACACAGTACAGCTCTGTAGTCTAGCAGACTGATCCAGACTGGGGCTCCTTACAGCACAGCTCCCATCGTTCACTACTGTACCATACCAGGCTGCCAGAGGCTTGTTCACTACTGGCCTACTGTACACCAGGCTGATACCATCAGCCACACTTACCACACAGACTCAATAGACAAGTCCCCTTGAAAACAGCCCAAAAGGGTCCAGACAGTCTAGCATAGCAGGAATGATCATACAGGATATTTCCAGGCAGAAATAATCAAAAGTGTTTCCTCTGTGGTTTAAAAAAGCTCCAGATATGTCAGCTGTATCGTCCTCAGACTGTCTCCCATTATCCGAgtgttctgtctgtgttctgCCAGTGTTCTGTCTGTGATCTGTCTGTGTTCTGCCAGTGTTCTGCGAgtgttctgtctgtgttctgACAGTGTTCTGTCAGTTTTCTGACAGTGttctgtcagtgttctgccagtgTTCTGCCAGTGTTCTGCCAGTGTTCTGACAGTGTTCTGGCAGTGttctgtcagtgttctgtcagtGTTCTGTTTTTGTTCTGTCAgtgttctgtctgtgttctgCCAGTGTTCTGTCTTTGTTCTGCCAGTGTTCTGTCTTTGTTTTTCCAGTGttctgtcagtgttctgtcagtGTTCTGACAGTTTTCTGACAGTGTTCTGTCAGTTTTCTGACAGTTTTCTGACAGTATTCTGTCGGTGTTTTTCCAGTGTTCTGCCAGTGttctgtcagtgttctgccagtgttctgccagtgttctgtcagtgttctgtcagtGTTCTGTCGGTGCTCTTCCAGTTTTCTGCCAGTGTTCTGCCAGTTTTCTGTCAGTGTTTTTCCAGTGttctgtcagtgttctgtcagtgttctgtcagtGTTGTGCCGGTGTTCTGTCAGTGCTCTTCCAGTTTTCTGCCAGTGTTCTGCCAGTGTTCTGCCAGTGTTCTGCCAGTTTTCTGCCAGTGTTCTGCCAGTTTTCTGCCAGTGTTCTGCCAGTGTTCTGCCAGTATTCTGTCTGTGTTTTTCCAGTGTTCTGCCAGTGttctgtcagtgttctgccagtgTTCTGTCGGTGCTCTTCCAGTGTTCTGTCGGGGCTCTTCCAGTTTTCTGCCAGTGTTCTGCCAGTGTTCTGCCAGTGTTCTGCCAGTGTTCTGTCGGTGCTCTGCAGCCGTTGATTGTCTTCTTGGCTGCTGCCCGAGTTTTGGCAGCAGTTTCCCCCCACACAGAGAGAAGTGCGTCTGAGAGACTCCCCTGCTCAGGGGTATCCTCTCCTACACACGGTGTGTCAGGTGTGCGTCAGGTGTGTGAGAAAGCATATCCCACGTCAGCGTTCCTTTGTGTCCCGCAGCAGTCCTTTGTGTCTCTCCCACTGAGCCGAGACGACACTCTCTCTGGTTATGGAGCCTCCGTCCCCCGTTCACCTCAGCCCTGGGACCTGTCATCGCctcacagcgtgtgtgtgtgtgccaggtgtgtgtagtgtatgtgtttgtgtggccCGTTATAGTTGCAAAGGGCACCTTAATGTATCAGCTGTACTGCTTGGGGTAACCCTATCCTGGGGCTCAGTCGTGGCTGAATAATGCAGGCGGGCTGAGCTGCTGCTAAACTGTGCCTAAGAGCCCCAGCCTCATAGAGCCAAAACACATACAGCTGGCACACACACCTGATACACACAGCTTTCACACACCTGATAAAACACAGCTTTCACACACCTGATAAAACACAGCTTTCACACACCTGATAAAACACAGCTTTCACACTCCTGATACAAACACAACTGGCACACACACCTGATACACACAGCTTTTACACACCTGATACACACAGCTTTTACACACCTGATAAAACACAGCTTTCACACACCTGATACACACAGCTTTTACACACCTGATACACACAGCTTTCACACACCTGATAAAACACAGCTTTCACACACCTGATAACACACAGCTTTCACACACCTGATAACACACAGCGTTCACACTCCTGATAAAACACAGCTATTACACACCTGATAAAACACAGATTTTACACACCTGATAAAACACAGCTTTCACACACCTGATACAAACACAGCTTTCACACACCTGATAAAACACAGCTTTCACACTCCTGATAAAACACAGCTTTCAAACTCCTGACACAAACACAGCTTTCACACACTCCTGATACAAACACCACTGGCACACACACCTGATAAAACAcagctttcacacacacacctgatacaaACACAGCTGGCACACACACCTGATAAAACACAGCTTTCACACACTCCTGATACAAACACAGCTGGCACACACACCTGATACACACAGCTTTCACACACTCCTGATACAAACACAGCTGGCACACACACCTGATACACACAGCTTTCACACACCTGATACAAACACAGCTTTCAAACTCCTGATACAAACACATCTTTCACACACACCTGATACAAACACAACTGGCACACACACCTGATAAAACAcagctttcacacacacactcctgataCAAACACAGCTGGCACACACACCTGATACACACAGCTTTCACACACTCCTGATACAAACACAGCTGGCACACACACCTGATACACACAGCTTTCACACACCTGATACAAACACAGCTTTCACACACCTGGTACAAACACAGCTTTCACACTCCTGATACAAACACAgctggcacacacaaacacacacacctgacacacagtGTGGGGAGTCACTGAACCACGATACACAGTGTGGGGAGTCACTGAACCACGATACACAGTGTGGGGAGTCACTGAACCATGATACACAGTGTGGGGAGTCACTGAACCATGATACACAGTGTGGGGAGTCACTGAACCATGATACACAGTGTGGGGAGTCACTGAACCATGATACACAGGGTGGGGAGTCACTGAACCATGATACACAGTGTGGGGAGTCACTGAACCACGATACACAGGGTGGGGAGTCACTGAACCATGATACACAGGGTGGTGGGTCACTGAACCACGACACACAGTGTGGGGAGTCACTGAACCATGACACACAGTGTGGGGAGTCACTGAACCACGATACACAGTGTGGTGAGTCACTGAACCATGACACACAGTGTGGGGAGTCACTGAACCACGATACACAGTGTGGTGGGTCACTGAACCACGACACACAGTGTGGTGGGTCACTGAACCATGATACACAGGGTGGGGAGTCACTGAACCATGATACACAGGGTGGGGAGTCACTGAACAATGATACACAGTGTGGGGAGTCACTGAACCATGATACACAGTGTGGTGGGTCACTGAGCCATGATACACAGTGTGGGGAGTCACTGAACCATGATACACAGTGTGGGGAGTCACTGAACCATGAGACACAGTGTGGGGAGTCACTGAACCATGATACACAGTGTGGGGAGTCACTGAACAGTGACACACAGTGTGGGGAGTCACTGAACCATGACACACAGTGTGGGGAGTCACTGAACAGTGACACACAGTGTGGTGGGTCACTGAACCATGACACACAGTGTGGTGGGTCACTGAACCATGATACACAGTGTGGTGGGTCACTGAACCATGATACACAGGGTGGGGAGTCACTGAACAGTGACACACAGTGTGGGGAGTCACTGAACCATGACACACAGTGTGGGGAGTCACTGAGCCATGATACACAGTGTGGGGAGTCACTGAACCATGATACACAGTGTGGGGAGTCACTGAACCATGAGACACAGTGTGGGGAGTCACTGAACCATGATACACAGTGTGGGGAGTCACTGAACAGTGACACACAGTGTGGGGAGTCACTGAACCATGACACACAGTGTGGGGAGTCACTGAACAGTGACACACAGTGTGGTGGGTCACTGAACCATGACACACAGTGTGGTGGGTCACTGAACCATGATACACAGTGTGGTGGGTCACTGAACCATGATACACAGGGTGGGGAGTCACTGAACAGTGACACACAGTGTGGGGAGTCACTGAACCATGACACACAGTGTGGGGAGTCACTGAACCATGATACACAGTGTGGTGGGTCACTGAACCATGATACACAGTGTGGGGAGTCACTGAACCATGACACACAGTGTGGGGAGTCACTGAACCATGATACACAGTGTGGGGAGTCACTGAACCATGACACACAGTGTGGGGAGTCACTGAACCATGATACACAGTGTGGGGAGTCACTGAACCATGATACACAGTGTGGTGGGTCACTGAACCACGATACACAGTGTGGTGGGTCACTGAACCATGATACACAGAGGATACAGCTAATAGAACTAAACCAATACACAGATGTGGAGTTTCACGCAAATAAGGACAGATAAAAGGCAGAAAAATCTATTGTTGCAAGACCCAGAACTCTGTGTTGGTGTCGTGTTggtgagtgtgttgtgttgtcgGAGAGCATTATGGAAATGAATCATGTTAATTCATTGATGACTGGTTGATACGCCAGGAGGTCATGACTGTGGCAGATATACATATTTAATAGCTGCCCTGCATTCAGCCCACGCTGCAGGATAAAACATTCATCACAACCAGCTAAATATACCACTGGGATTACCTGCTAAATATATgataaatataccactgggttaacctgctaaatatataataaatataccactgggttaaatatataataaatataccactgggttaaatatataataaatataccactgggttaaatatataataaatataccactgggttaaatatataataaatataccactgggttaacctgctagatatataataaatataccactgggttaaatatataataaatataccactgggttaaatatataataaatataccactgtgttaacctgctaaatatataataaatataccactgggttaacctgctagatatataataaatatatataccactgtgttaacctgctaaatatataataaatataccactgggttaaatatataataaatataccactgggttaaatatataataaatataccactgggttaacctgttaaatatataataaatataccactgggttaaatatataatatatataccaCTGTGTTAACCTGCtagatatataataaatataccactgggttaaatatataataaatataccactgggttaacctgttaaatatataataaatataccactgggttaacctgctaaatatataataaatataccactgggttaacctgctaaatatataataaatataccactgggttaacctgctaaatatataataaatataccactgggttaaatatataataaatataccactgggttaacctgctaaatatataataaatataccactgggttaacctgctaaatatataataaatataccactgggttaacctgctagatatataataaatataccactgggttaaatatataataaatataccactgggttaacctgttaaatatataataaatataccactgggttaacctgctagatatataataaatataccactgggttaacctgctaaatatataataaatataccactgggttaaatatataataaatataccactgggatAACCTGCtagatatataataaatatatataccactgggttaacctgctaaatatataataaatataccactgggttaacctgctaaatatataataaatataccactgggttaacctgctaaatatataataaatataccactgggttaacctgctagatatataataaatataccactgggttaaatatataataaatataccactgggttaacctgctaaatatataataaatataccactgggttaaatatataataaatatatcactgggttaaatatataataaatatatcactgggttaacctgctaaatatataataaatataccactggttaacctgctaaatatataataaatataccactgggttaacctgctagatatataataaatataccactgggttaaatatataataaatataccactgggttaaatatataataaatataccactgggttaaatatataataaatataccactgggttaacctgctaaatatataataaatataccactgggttaacctgctaaatatctaataaatatatataccactgtgttaacctgctaaatatataataaatataccactgggttaaatatataataaatataccactgggatAACCTGCtagatatataataaatatatataccactgggttaacctgctaaatatataataaatataccactgggttaacctgctaaatatataataaatataccactgggttaaatatataataaatataccactgggttaaatatataataaatataccactgggttaacctgctagatatataataaatataccactgggttaacctgctagatatataataaatataccactaggttaaatatataataaatataccactgggttaacctgctaaatatataataaatataccactgggttaaatatataataaatataccactgggttaacctgctaaatatataataaatataccactgggttaacctgctaaatatctaataaatatatataccactgtgttaacctgctaaatatataataaatataccactgggttaacctgctaaatatctaataaatatatataccactgtgttaacctgctaaatatataataaatataccactgggttaaatatataataaatataccactgggatAACCTGCtagatatataataaatataccactgggttaactgctaaatatataataaatataccactgggttaacctgctaaatatataataaatataccactgggttaaatatataataaatatatcactgggttaacctgctaaatatataataaatataccactgggttaacctgctaaatatataataaatataccactgggttaaatatataataaatataccactgggttaacctgctaaatatataataaatataccactgggttaaatatataataaatataccactgtgttaacctgctaaatatctaataaatatatataccactgtgttaacctgctaaatatataataaatataccactgggttaaatatataataaatataccactgggatAACCTGCtagatatataataaatataccactgggttaactgctaaatatataataaatataccactgggttaacctgctaaatatataataaatataccactgggttaacctgctaaatatataataaatataccactgggttaaatatataataaatatatcactgggttaacctgctaaatatataataaatatatcactgggttaacctgctaaatatataataaatatttcACTGGGTTAAATATAcaataaatataccactgggttaacctgctaaatatataataaatatatataccactgggttaacctgctaaatatataataaatatatataccactgggttaaatatataataaatataccactgggttaacctgctaaatatataataaatataccactgggttaacctgctaaatatataataaatatatataccactgggttaacctgctaaatatataataaatatatataccactgggttaaatatataataaatataccactgggttaaatatataataaatataccactgggttaacctgctaaatatataataaatatatataccactgggttaacctgctaaatatataataaatatactactgggttaaatatataataaatataccactgggttaaatatataataaatataccactgggttaaatatat
This genomic interval from Oncorhynchus kisutch isolate 150728-3 unplaced genomic scaffold, Okis_V2 scaffold3991, whole genome shotgun sequence contains the following:
- the LOC116372984 gene encoding foot protein 1 variant 1-like; amino-acid sequence: MYICHSHDLLADPPHCVSWFSDPPHCVSWFSDSPHCVSWFSDSPHCVSWFSDSPHCVSWFSDSPHCVSWFSDSPHCVSWFSDPPHCVSWFSDSPHCVSWFSDSPHCVSLFSDSPPCVSWFSDPPHCVSWFSDPPHCVSWFSDPPHCVSLFSDSPHCVSWFSDSPHCVSLFSDSPHCVSWFSDSPHCVSWFSDSPHCVSWFSDSPHCVSWLSDSPHCVSWFSDSPHCVSLFSDSPPCVSWFSDPPHCVSWFSDPPHCVSWFSDPPHCVSLFSDSPHCVSWFSDSPHCVSLFSDSPHCVSWFSDSPHCVSWFSDSPHCVSWFSDSPHCVSWLSDPPHCVSWFSDSPHCVSLFSDSPPCVSWFSDSPPCVSWFSDPPHCVSWFSDPPHCVSWFSDSPHCVSWFSDSPHCVSWFSDSPHCVSWFSDSPHCVSWFSDPPPCVSWFSDSPPCVSWFSDSPHCVSWFSDSPPCVSWFSDSPHCVSWFSDSPHCVSWFSDSPHCVSWFSDSPHCVSWFSDSPHCVSWFSDSPHCVSGV